Proteins encoded together in one Vulcanisaeta thermophila window:
- a CDS encoding substrate-binding domain-containing protein, whose amino-acid sequence MPSTTVWLMVGLIVGLVVGIGIGYALMPPKYITKTVYVNGTMVASSAPFAVGAAGTLKFAFTDILNVMSKVYPSITIAPPFFRGSGEVAHEEVITKQFSIVASADPTTIPSVLFPNYTNYEIAFGITQVVIIVNLNTTYGQEVYQLWRKAQSYPIGSMQYNETWREIWSIVALNPNTVVGVSNPFTDPSGYQAQCVIKLAGLAFFGNSSYLYNAIYSNASKYIMRDTETDLLTLMLTSKMDFILSAYESNAIPQTKAYKGLTYITLPPFINLGNLSYVDYYHQVNVIWTESGVTKTFTCNPVVYTITIPFQAPNKQAAEYFLLLLFSPEGQEILRSYGITPIVPGIVYGNYSAVPSVIKPFVVPLSQYPQYASIFPRRG is encoded by the coding sequence ATGCCCAGCACAACCGTTTGGTTAATGGTTGGTTTAATAGTGGGTTTGGTTGTGGGTATCGGCATAGGTTACGCCTTAATGCCCCCTAAGTACATCACGAAAACAGTGTATGTTAATGGGACGATGGTAGCATCCTCAGCGCCCTTCGCCGTGGGTGCTGCGGGGACCCTTAAGTTTGCATTTACAGACATATTAAACGTAATGAGTAAAGTGTACCCCAGCATAACCATAGCGCCCCCGTTCTTTAGGGGTAGCGGCGAAGTTGCCCATGAGGAGGTGATTACGAAGCAGTTCAGTATCGTGGCCTCTGCAGACCCTACCACAATACCATCCGTATTATTCCCTAATTACACAAATTACGAAATAGCCTTTGGGATTACACAGGTAGTTATAATAGTTAACCTAAATACTACTTACGGTCAGGAGGTTTACCAACTATGGAGAAAGGCTCAGTCATACCCTATAGGGTCAATGCAGTACAACGAAACTTGGAGAGAGATCTGGAGTATAGTGGCACTTAACCCAAACACTGTCGTAGGTGTTTCAAACCCATTCACAGATCCCAGCGGTTACCAGGCTCAATGTGTCATTAAACTGGCTGGGTTGGCTTTCTTTGGTAACTCTTCATATCTATACAATGCAATTTATAGTAATGCTAGTAAATACATAATGAGGGATACGGAAACGGACTTACTAACGTTAATGCTAACAAGTAAAATGGACTTCATACTCTCGGCTTATGAAAGTAATGCAATACCGCAAACTAAGGCCTATAAGGGCCTCACGTACATAACGCTGCCACCCTTCATAAACCTGGGGAACCTTAGTTACGTTGATTATTACCACCAGGTAAATGTTATCTGGACCGAGAGTGGTGTAACGAAGACCTTCACCTGCAACCCAGTGGTTTACACAATAACCATCCCGTTCCAAGCACCTAATAAACAAGCTGCTGAGTACTTCCTATTACTGCTCTTTAGTCCCGAGGGACAGGAAATACTTAGGAGTTACGGTATAACACCCATAGTACCTGGCATAGTCTACGGCAATTACTCAGCGGTACCCAGTGTAATTAAACCCTTTGTTGTACCATTGAGCCAGTATCCACAGTATGCCTCAATATTTCCAAGGAGGGGCTGA
- a CDS encoding APC family permease, with protein sequence MGGEYGVFVRESTGLVKEAGFWDAVSINIANMSVGAALASIGFTLAVLPTVTGSNLVLASLIAALFAVPQVIVYSILTTHIPRVGGDYVWLGRALGPRLAWLTNGLVLGFIVESLTYYALIAYSAVGQLESVLPILGVGASLNTYEEIVIASAFFGIIVLVNILGTRYGIRLMTVLTTLSMIGLLMAMVVLFATPRSVAISSISTLLPKGVTYQAVASGYKGPYFTMNEALMLLPFFAIYVYPWLNAGPAIASEIKGRSAVKWNVPLSFLITLALLTLGFEAMYHSLGFEFTTMALANGYINFWTAAMVLSRNPVIAWFLGVASILWYLAILAYGAIVVVRYWFALAFDRVWPSFFAYLSPRFGTPIYAHITDFLITAALITAAGLLYNTFTALYGAVVEALLYYMFVGIGAAVMGLLKYGSFNMGGGIRASLTISGVLMAIVMAYLTYEFLAYPSIWGGNWLAYGVELAAVALGMIIYLVSRYINVRKYGFDISIAYSEIPPE encoded by the coding sequence GTGGGCGGAGAATACGGGGTATTCGTGAGGGAGTCCACGGGTTTGGTTAAGGAGGCTGGCTTCTGGGATGCCGTATCAATAAACATAGCCAACATGTCCGTTGGCGCCGCACTGGCGAGTATAGGCTTCACACTGGCCGTACTACCCACAGTAACAGGCTCTAACCTGGTTCTCGCATCGCTCATAGCTGCGTTGTTCGCGGTGCCCCAGGTAATCGTATACTCAATATTAACCACCCACATACCCAGGGTGGGGGGTGACTATGTATGGTTAGGTAGAGCATTGGGGCCCAGGCTTGCCTGGCTAACCAACGGCCTTGTCCTGGGCTTCATAGTGGAGAGCCTAACATACTACGCATTAATAGCCTACTCAGCCGTTGGCCAATTAGAGAGCGTGCTACCAATACTCGGCGTGGGCGCATCACTCAACACTTATGAGGAAATAGTTATAGCCTCGGCATTCTTCGGCATAATAGTGCTTGTTAATATCCTGGGCACTAGGTATGGTATTAGGCTCATGACCGTACTAACCACGTTATCAATGATTGGCCTGTTAATGGCCATGGTGGTGCTATTCGCAACACCGAGGAGCGTGGCCATAAGCTCAATATCAACACTACTCCCCAAGGGCGTAACCTATCAAGCCGTGGCCAGTGGGTACAAGGGACCCTACTTCACCATGAACGAAGCCCTAATGCTCCTCCCCTTCTTCGCAATTTACGTCTACCCATGGCTCAATGCAGGCCCTGCAATTGCCTCTGAGATTAAGGGTAGGAGTGCGGTTAAGTGGAACGTGCCCCTCTCATTCCTAATCACCCTGGCACTCCTAACACTGGGTTTTGAGGCCATGTACCACTCACTAGGCTTTGAGTTCACAACCATGGCGTTGGCCAACGGCTACATAAACTTCTGGACAGCGGCCATGGTGTTATCAAGAAACCCAGTGATTGCCTGGTTCCTGGGTGTGGCATCCATCCTTTGGTACCTGGCTATACTAGCCTATGGAGCTATCGTGGTGGTTAGGTATTGGTTTGCCCTTGCCTTTGATAGGGTTTGGCCCAGCTTCTTCGCATACCTAAGCCCAAGGTTCGGAACACCAATATACGCACACATAACAGACTTCTTAATAACCGCGGCTTTAATAACAGCAGCGGGCCTCCTATACAATACATTCACAGCACTGTACGGCGCCGTTGTGGAGGCACTCCTCTACTACATGTTCGTGGGCATAGGAGCCGCGGTTATGGGGCTACTTAAGTATGGTTCATTTAACATGGGCGGTGGGATCAGGGCCTCGTTAACCATCTCAGGGGTATTAATGGCTATTGTAATGGCATACCTAACCTACGAATTCCTGGCATACCCCAGCATTTGGGGCGGTAATTGGCTCGCCTACGGTGTAGAGTTAGCGGCAGTTGCCCTAGGCATGATAATATACCTGGTGTCACGTTACATAAATGTTAGGAAGTACGGATTTGACATATCAATAGCGTACTCAGAAATACCACCTGAATAA
- the cyaB gene encoding class IV adenylate cyclase: MYEVEVKYRVNDLGKVRERLKELKAKFLEHTDEKDIYFNSPCRDFSKTDEALRVRVYGDGTVVVTYKGPRVGGLGKTREEVNVQVNDLDSALELINRLGFREVARIVKSREVYNYENFTIYLDNVEGLGYFVEVETMVNDKELINKAVEEVLSLGDKLGLDRNSIERRTYLELKLGVNPGE, encoded by the coding sequence GTGTATGAGGTTGAGGTTAAGTATAGGGTCAACGACCTGGGTAAGGTTAGGGAGAGGCTTAAGGAATTGAAGGCAAAGTTCCTGGAGCATACCGATGAGAAGGATATATATTTCAATAGCCCCTGTAGGGACTTCTCAAAGACCGATGAGGCACTTAGGGTGAGGGTTTACGGTGATGGCACGGTGGTGGTTACCTACAAGGGTCCTAGGGTTGGGGGCCTTGGTAAGACTAGGGAGGAGGTTAATGTTCAGGTTAATGACTTGGATTCTGCGTTGGAGCTCATTAATAGGCTTGGGTTTAGGGAGGTGGCTAGGATTGTTAAGTCCAGGGAGGTTTATAACTATGAGAACTTCACCATATACCTAGATAATGTTGAGGGGCTTGGTTACTTCGTGGAGGTGGAGACCATGGTCAACGATAAGGAGTTGATAAATAAGGCCGTTGAGGAGGTACTCTCCCTCGGTGATAAACTGGGCCTTGATAGGAATTCCATCGAGAGGAGGACCTACCTGGAGTTGAAGTTGGGCGTTAATCCAGGGGAGTAG
- a CDS encoding DEAD/DEAH box helicase: protein MSEKTRGFNYGELIGAYNLLHPVIKEAIREKGFIKPTEPQELAIPKILEGKNVLIIAPTGSGKTEAAVLPVLSMFRWGMDRGEYLDKGIYILYITPLRALNRDLLDRLMWWGERVGIKVGVRHGDTEQSDRARQSRDPPHMLITTPETLQAILAGKRLREHLKKVRWIIIDEVHELAEDKRGTQLALTLERIKWLIGRKPQIIGLSATVGSPEEVAKFLVGVDGECEIVQSSIIREMRLDVIHPIPTKEDEEAAKNAYLYPDAMARLRVIRELINKNGSTIIFVNTRSMAELLMYRFSMAGQDSVGIHHSSLSKTSRITTERAFKEGRLKAVIATSSLELGIDIGHVDFVIQYLSPHQVVRLVQRIGRSGHRLDKVPRGLVITEDLNDTLEAIAIVNRARAGLLERTQIPEKPYDVLVHQIVSLLMIKSRWSVDELYDIIRGAYPYRNLTLEELKGVLRFMSDILSPRLAYYIEEEGTVLKPSGVRARREMYRYFFDQMSMIPDEKHYLVINQTNEEPIGVLDEAFIAEYGEPGVKFVFRGGVWVLQKIVGDTVYVIPAKDVVGAIPSWVGEELPVPFEVAQDVGLIKAEAAGLIRKVGPEATVNILTTKLGVSSDTVKYVVDRVMEHMESGVPIPTDRVVLLERVGDLIVMHTHGGTLVNRTIARLLGDLLTERLGYPVGVQQDAYAIIIQLPRPGIDTSLVLQTIMDLASMDDKSLIDLAIRAIARTGIFKRKFVHVARRFNVIKKDRELSDVTISNLIELYKGSPVFTETLKEALTRDFDLDNAYLFLKSLLTGEREIKVVEGREFSPMSKEIVDKISHRLEIMAPEKIDKLVRESLKARLLNESSTLVCLKCGWVGMFRNKDIPDKPTCPVCGSTRLGRTGLDEERIKQVLSRVSEGRARAEDEEIMRRLNETAELVEKYGKLAILALSSRVRLDEIKEFIPRIHDLDKLVIIIHELERRELKRRFMED from the coding sequence ATGTCGGAAAAAACTCGAGGTTTTAATTATGGGGAATTGATTGGAGCCTACAACCTACTTCACCCTGTAATTAAAGAGGCCATTAGGGAGAAGGGGTTTATAAAGCCCACCGAGCCCCAGGAACTGGCAATACCGAAGATCCTAGAGGGTAAGAATGTCCTCATAATAGCACCCACGGGCAGTGGTAAGACTGAGGCCGCTGTCCTACCCGTTCTATCAATGTTCAGGTGGGGCATGGATAGGGGCGAGTATTTGGATAAGGGTATTTACATACTCTACATAACACCCCTCAGGGCATTGAATAGGGACTTGCTGGATAGGCTCATGTGGTGGGGTGAGAGGGTTGGTATTAAGGTTGGTGTTAGGCATGGGGATACTGAGCAAAGTGACAGGGCTAGACAGAGTAGGGATCCGCCCCACATGCTCATAACAACCCCAGAAACCCTGCAGGCAATACTGGCTGGTAAGAGGCTCAGGGAGCACCTTAAGAAGGTTAGGTGGATAATTATTGATGAGGTTCACGAATTGGCTGAGGATAAGAGGGGGACTCAATTAGCGTTGACGTTGGAGAGGATTAAGTGGTTGATTGGTAGGAAGCCCCAGATAATTGGGCTCTCAGCAACCGTGGGCAGCCCAGAGGAGGTTGCCAAGTTCCTGGTGGGTGTTGATGGTGAGTGTGAGATTGTTCAGTCGAGTATAATTAGGGAGATGAGGCTTGACGTAATACACCCAATACCCACCAAGGAGGATGAGGAGGCGGCCAAGAATGCGTACCTCTACCCAGACGCCATGGCCAGGCTTAGGGTTATTAGGGAATTGATTAATAAGAATGGCTCCACAATAATCTTCGTAAACACAAGGTCCATGGCGGAGCTCCTCATGTACAGGTTCTCCATGGCGGGCCAGGACTCCGTGGGTATACACCACAGTTCTCTATCCAAAACCTCCAGGATAACCACCGAGAGGGCGTTTAAGGAGGGTAGGCTTAAGGCGGTGATAGCCACATCAAGCCTTGAGTTAGGTATTGACATTGGCCACGTGGACTTCGTTATCCAGTACCTATCACCGCACCAGGTGGTTAGGCTTGTTCAGAGGATTGGGCGTAGTGGCCATAGGCTTGATAAGGTGCCCAGGGGATTGGTGATCACCGAGGACCTTAATGACACCCTCGAGGCCATAGCGATTGTTAATAGGGCCAGGGCTGGGCTTCTTGAGCGTACTCAAATACCCGAGAAGCCCTATGATGTCCTCGTTCACCAAATAGTCTCGCTACTAATGATAAAGAGCAGGTGGAGTGTTGATGAGCTTTATGACATAATCAGAGGTGCCTACCCGTATAGGAACCTGACCCTTGAGGAGTTGAAGGGGGTACTGAGGTTCATGAGCGATATACTAAGCCCACGCCTAGCGTACTACATTGAGGAGGAGGGTACGGTTTTGAAACCCAGCGGTGTTAGGGCTAGGAGGGAGATGTACAGGTACTTCTTCGACCAAATGTCCATGATACCCGATGAGAAGCACTACCTAGTCATAAACCAGACTAATGAGGAACCCATAGGGGTTTTGGATGAGGCATTCATTGCCGAGTATGGGGAGCCAGGGGTGAAGTTCGTGTTCAGGGGCGGCGTTTGGGTCCTCCAGAAGATCGTGGGTGACACAGTTTATGTAATCCCAGCCAAGGACGTGGTGGGCGCAATACCCTCGTGGGTTGGTGAGGAGCTACCTGTGCCATTTGAGGTGGCCCAGGACGTGGGGTTGATAAAGGCTGAGGCGGCTGGCTTGATTAGGAAGGTGGGTCCCGAGGCCACTGTTAACATCCTAACCACGAAGTTGGGCGTTTCCAGCGACACGGTTAAGTACGTGGTGGATAGGGTAATGGAGCACATGGAGAGTGGGGTGCCCATACCCACGGACAGGGTGGTCCTCCTTGAGAGGGTTGGGGACTTAATAGTGATGCATACTCACGGTGGTACCCTGGTCAACAGGACCATAGCGAGGCTACTGGGTGACTTACTCACGGAGCGCCTTGGTTACCCAGTGGGTGTTCAGCAGGATGCCTACGCAATAATTATTCAACTGCCAAGGCCTGGGATCGACACATCACTGGTGCTTCAGACAATAATGGACCTGGCATCCATGGATGATAAATCCCTCATAGACCTGGCCATAAGGGCCATAGCAAGGACTGGGATTTTCAAGAGGAAGTTCGTCCACGTGGCCAGGAGGTTCAACGTGATTAAGAAGGATAGGGAGCTTAGTGACGTGACAATATCAAACCTAATAGAGCTTTACAAGGGATCGCCCGTATTCACGGAGACACTTAAGGAGGCGCTAACGAGGGACTTCGACCTAGACAATGCGTACCTATTCCTCAAGTCACTACTCACTGGTGAGAGGGAGATAAAGGTTGTTGAGGGTAGGGAGTTCAGCCCCATGAGTAAAGAGATTGTGGATAAGATAAGCCACAGGCTTGAGATAATGGCGCCCGAGAAAATCGATAAACTGGTCAGGGAGAGCCTAAAGGCTAGGCTACTCAATGAATCCAGCACCCTGGTATGCCTAAAGTGTGGTTGGGTTGGTATGTTCAGGAATAAGGACATACCCGACAAACCCACATGCCCAGTTTGCGGATCCACTAGGCTGGGACGTACAGGGCTTGATGAGGAGAGGATAAAGCAGGTATTGAGCAGGGTTAGTGAGGGAAGGGCGAGGGCTGAGGATGAGGAAATAATGAGGAGGCTCAACGAGACGGCGGAGCTGGTGGAGAAGTACGGTAAACTAGCCATACTGGCCCTATCAAGCAGGGTTAGGCTTGATGAGATTAAGGAGTTCATACCCAGGATTCACGACCTTGATAAACTGGTCATCATAATACACGAGCTTGAACGTAGGGAGTTGAAGAGGAGGTTCATGGAGGATTAG
- a CDS encoding TFIIB-type zinc finger domain-containing protein, which yields MLKCSACGSPRVTVLINGKPYCASCGSKILRMHLVKTLINMKKEGLVSSIVNIEGINDP from the coding sequence ATGCTCAAATGCAGCGCTTGCGGTTCCCCAAGGGTCACCGTATTAATAAATGGGAAACCCTACTGCGCATCCTGCGGCTCAAAAATACTAAGGATGCACCTAGTAAAGACGTTGATCAACATGAAGAAGGAAGGGTTAGTATCATCAATAGTCAACATTGAGGGGATCAACGACCCCTAG
- a CDS encoding XTP/dITP diphosphatase codes for MIIHFITGNEHKYREASSVLSRYGIGVVMERGLRKIEIQSENIEDIVKYSLSLVCNGAGRYLVVEDDGLFIKALGGFPGPYSAYVYKTIGLKGILKLMEGINDREAYFKSIVGLCTPDGEIHLFTGTVDGEISREIRGSEGFGYDPIFIPKGFNKTFAELGLEIKNAISHRARAFMALGEWLLRLKGANSADE; via the coding sequence GTGATTATACACTTCATAACAGGTAATGAGCATAAGTATCGAGAGGCAAGCAGCGTATTGAGTAGGTACGGGATTGGCGTGGTCATGGAGAGGGGCCTTAGGAAGATTGAAATACAAAGCGAAAACATAGAGGACATAGTCAAGTACTCACTAAGCCTGGTCTGCAATGGTGCTGGGCGTTACCTGGTCGTTGAGGATGATGGATTGTTCATAAAGGCCCTAGGGGGCTTCCCAGGGCCATACTCAGCGTACGTCTACAAAACCATTGGGCTTAAGGGTATACTGAAATTAATGGAGGGCATTAACGACAGGGAGGCCTATTTCAAATCCATAGTGGGCCTGTGCACACCAGATGGTGAGATCCACCTATTCACTGGCACTGTCGATGGTGAGATCTCAAGGGAGATCCGCGGGAGTGAGGGGTTTGGTTACGACCCCATATTCATACCCAAGGGCTTCAATAAAACCTTCGCAGAGCTGGGCCTTGAGATTAAAAATGCAATTTCCCACAGGGCCAGGGCATTCATGGCGCTGGGTGAGTGGTTACTTAGGCTTAAGGGAGCGAATAGTGCCGATGAGTAG
- the pdo gene encoding protein disulfide oxidoreductase → MSATPLEKPEGPTEVPHIEVDEETKEIIKEILSQMRNPVDILFFTSSTCGNRDTNWCVPTEELLDLLASLAPQGMLNVRKVRYEEDKETFEKYGVDPNRVPVIYMLDGAIRYLGAPLGEEVRAFIETIVRISTGETKLRPRTKKGLEALASADSKRVHVMTVVTPSCPYCPYAVLMANMFAYDSKGKVVSITVEAYEQSDIADAYQVSAVPTVILMREDQDTGNVEFIGVPPESDLLKKVLDYGGVQTQ, encoded by the coding sequence ATGTCAGCCACACCATTGGAAAAGCCGGAGGGTCCTACCGAGGTTCCTCATATAGAGGTTGATGAGGAAACCAAGGAAATAATCAAGGAAATACTATCACAAATGAGGAACCCCGTGGACATACTATTCTTCACAAGCAGTACCTGCGGTAACCGGGACACCAACTGGTGCGTACCCACAGAGGAGCTCCTGGACCTACTAGCGAGCCTGGCGCCCCAGGGTATGCTCAATGTTAGGAAGGTGAGGTATGAGGAGGATAAGGAGACCTTTGAGAAGTACGGTGTTGACCCCAATAGGGTACCGGTTATTTACATGCTTGATGGCGCCATTAGGTACCTGGGCGCACCACTGGGTGAGGAGGTTAGGGCATTCATAGAGACCATAGTGAGGATATCCACGGGAGAGACCAAGTTAAGGCCAAGGACTAAGAAGGGGCTTGAGGCCTTGGCATCCGCCGATAGTAAGAGGGTTCACGTGATGACCGTGGTCACACCATCATGCCCATACTGCCCATACGCAGTCCTAATGGCCAACATGTTCGCCTACGACAGTAAGGGTAAGGTGGTCTCAATAACCGTGGAGGCTTATGAACAGAGCGATATAGCAGATGCGTACCAAGTGTCCGCGGTGCCCACGGTAATACTAATGCGTGAGGATCAGGACACAGGTAATGTGGAATTCATAGGCGTCCCACCCGAGAGTGACCTCCTTAAGAAGGTCCTGGACTACGGCGGAGTACAAACCCAGTGA
- a CDS encoding 50S ribosomal protein L23 — MIVRFVVTEKSLRLAERENKVTIIVPREATKKQIKDYVESTYNVKVESVNTMITPTGEKKAYVKLTSEYNAYDLLSRLGLV; from the coding sequence ATGATAGTGAGGTTTGTGGTCACAGAGAAGAGCCTCAGGCTTGCTGAGAGGGAGAATAAGGTTACGATAATAGTGCCCAGGGAAGCCACTAAGAAGCAGATTAAGGATTATGTGGAGAGTACGTACAATGTTAAGGTGGAGTCTGTGAACACCATGATAACACCCACAGGTGAGAAGAAGGCCTATGTGAAATTAACCAGTGAGTACAATGCTTATGACCTACTCAGCAGGCTAGGGCTTGTGTAA